Below is a window of Drosophila miranda strain MSH22 chromosome 3, D.miranda_PacBio2.1, whole genome shotgun sequence DNA.
AGAGGGAGGTAGATTGATTGAACAGGTGGGAATTCGCATTCGGTGCCCGTAACGGTTATCAAATCCGTGAGATCAGCCAACCTCGGCCACGGCCTCGCCCACGGCCAGTCAATCCTCGCAGGAAGCCAACAGTAATGTTAACGCTGGAGTCTTCGGGGATCATCCGCTCCCATGTCACCCTCTGAGCCCTACGATAACCATCCAGTAAGTCGGATCCGCGGAGAATCCAGCAGTAAATATCAGCCGACGACACTCAGGCTGGCAACCCTTTTTTCAAGCCCAGTTGGACTCAAATCTTGAAGATATGTGTGACAATTTGTCGCGCTTGAAGTTTTTGGCAACTGATTTGGGCACTGAGATTGAATCGCAAAATGAGCTACTGGACAACATGAACTATAAAATCGAGGATGTCGACCTGAAGATGACCAGGCAAAACAAGGATATGAATAAATTGCTAAATAAATAGTTTTAATCATCTTTATTGAATtctttattatatttataacATAGTCATAGCATATCTCTCGCATAATGAATGACCAGGCCATTGCAAATGCATTCCTCATTTTAGTTTTCAGCTTTGTACTGATACACAAACCAAAAGACATTATTCGCGTTCACTTATTGAATAAAAAGTTCATATaaacgaaaaaaaacaaaccttTTTCTGAAAAATTGGTTGCCCAATGGGAAATATTCTCATTTCCGCACTGCACAATAGGTAGAATTGTTTTTTTTCGAACTAGATCTCGAACGAGCTGCATCACTGCAGCTGATCCGAGGGAGGGAGTCCGAGTCAGAGGAACTGGCGCTCCAGAAAGCCAGGCAAAGAGAAGAATGAATCCTTTGATTCCACGTAGATTGCTTGCAGGGGTACATAGAACACTTGGCCGGACCAGCACTCCCCACATAAATATCACTTCTATCCGTCGCCTGCGACTAGAAACGGTAAAAGATTTTCTAATTATACTAGActacaaaattaaattttttaattatttttatttcctttttcgttacaacatttttttatttatataaaaagtTCAATAAAAGGGAGTAGCTAAAATTAGCATATCTTGAATCAAAATCGAGAAATATGGTTTCCCATCCTCGAcggaacgattaacccattgtcgcCCAAGGCGGttttttaatattccaccaaaaataaagaaaattgaaTCATTTTGGCGCTGTTACAGTGAacagcgtgtgtgtgtttttttttttgtaatttcagAGAAAAGATTTACAAACAGTATTATTTTCCGCAGTTTAACTCAATTTGTTATCCTGTTTAATTAAAGAGGTCATAAGTGGGCTAAggtcgttttttcatcggtatatacttggtatatttctgagggtgtCACTGCCTAGCGCGCATTTTTGTAATTAACCCAAACAAGTTAAAGTTGGGAAAAAGTGTGGAAAAAATGGAAGATTATTTTTCATATTGCACTCAAATGTTGTGCATAATCCCAAACGCGTGTGCATCACGATGAAAGCCTTGCGGCGTCTCACTGAAAATAAGCCTTCCTGTAAGGCCCTCTACCAGGAAGGTTGCGCCCTGTCCGCCTTAGGCGAATATAAGGATGCTCGGTGTATTTTTATGCAGGCTCAAGCCAAGCAGCCCGATAACAATGAGATCAGTGCTAAGATTACTGACCTGGacaagaaaatcaaaaaatacaaagagTCATCTCAGGACATTTGGACTCGTGCGTTGTCAGGCCAGAAGTTTAAAGAAGTAAAGGATGAAACCAAATGTAATCCCAGTGTTGAAGAACTTGTGAAGGAGCTTGAGACTTCCGAAAAATCGTCGGTGGGACTTTTGCGGGGTGCCTATATAAACTCGGACATTGTAatgttatccaaaatggcCAAGGAGCACAAAATGAAACTATCGGTGTCCCCTATTGACGAGAATGACTTGACGTTGTCCAAGCTAAATCTGCACTGATGTGTTTCCCATTGAAGGATTAATCCATTTAAATAAACAACAGACAACCAAATTGAATATTTTACATTAGTTCTAGAAGAACTTAACGTTTATGTTGTACATACTGAAGAGTATGAAAATGAAATGTGTTTTATAAATACGGGTACAAGAATATATTTACGTTCTATTGGTCAGAAAATGTCATCTGTTTTTggaatatattttgtttttaagcTGAAGCTCTGAGGACTATTTATTACTTATTTGATTGCATTTATATTCAGGTAGTCACATAAATCAACAGTTTGTTGTGTTTGGGCTCACAAAGTGAGAAGAATGTTTTACGTGTAAGAAGTTGGATGACTAACAACGTAGATATATGTAGGAgtaattatttaaaaattggaGGAATGACGATTTAGATCCTCAACCTTAAGATGTGTATCCTTTGGATTTTGCACTACCAAAACGGTTATCTTGCCATCAGGTGTTAGCAGGACCTCGTGGAATCTGGTACGGACTCGCAGCATGGTCAGGAGCTGTGGTGGCTCCATTTTTGATAGAAATGCCTGACACTTTTCACGCGAATTCTCATAAAGACAGGCATGTTGAAGTGCGTCTTGGCGTTCCATTGACGTTTTGATCGGCACACCGGAACGATTCATGATTAATATTTCTTCAACCCCTGGCTTTTCCTCTAAAAGTCGGTATACCTCATCAATATAACTCTTGGTACGCTTGGGCTGTAGAATTGGCGATTAGTTAGTTGAATTATAATACTTTGAGGTATACATTTGATAGATAGGTATGTGCAAACCTCAGTTTCGGCTGCCTGCATTGTGTGTAGTGTATCTCAGAGCTCTACGCTTTGAGATCAGCTGGTAgctcaaaaataataaatttactTGTTTGAATCAACTATCGCTAAGCTTGCTACATCATCTTTATTGGTATAATTTAACACTATAAAAAGTGATTAGGCACACACTCCATCTACTCCATCAGCCCATCGTTTGGCACTGACTTTCGTCAtaaataaaaccattgctaGAATAATCAACAACAGAAAAAAGAACAATTTAAGTCTCATCTTAGCTGCTATCTTTAGTTCCAAATGTTTTCGTACGAAGTCATAAACAGTTTTTGTACTATCAACAattaacacacacattttaaaCCATGAAAATGGAATTATGACTGGATTGAATGGAGTGAAAactcaaatttaatttaaaatttaaaaaaattttggCGGCTAGTTTCAAATTGACCAAAAGGGTATGTTAATGCAAGCAGTTTATTTAAGTGTGAACTGCTTGCTCAACAAAATTCACAAATTTCCGATTTTTGTGGAGAGACCTGTTTGGTGCTGCGCGTTAAGTCTCGCAGACTCTTTTGATGACATAGGTTCGAGACCGCCCGGAGACAAAGACTCAAAATTCGAATTTGAATGCGTTTTTGAAATGAATCGCTGAGAGCGGCGGGTGCCCCTCTCTTTGGCCGGGTTAATTTTACAATAATTAATGCCGTAAATGCAAGAGGGAGGTAGATTGATTGAACAGGTGGGAATTCGCATTCGGTGCCCGTAACGGTTATCAAATCCGTGAGATCAGCCAACCTCGGCCACGGCCTCGCCCACGGCCAGTCAATCCTCGCAGGAAGCCAACAGTAATGTTAACGCTGGAGTCTTCGGGGGATCATCCGCTCCCATGTCACCCTCTGAGCCCTACGATAACCATCCAGTAAGTCGGATCCGCGGAGAATCCAGCAGTAAATATCAGCCGACGACACTCAGGCTGGCAACCCTTTTTTCAAGCCCAGTTGGACTCAAATCTTGAAGATATGTGTGACAATTTGTCGCGCTTGAAGTTTTTGGCAACTGATTTGGGCACTGAGATTGAATCGCAAAATGAGCTACTGGACAACATGAACTATAAAATCGAGGATGTCGACCTGAAGATGACCAGGCAAAACAAGGATATGAATAAATTGCTAAAAAAATAGTTGTAATCATCTTTATTGAATtctttattatatttataacATAGTCATAGCATATCTCTCGCATAATGAATGACCAGGCCATTGCAAATGCATTCCTCATTTTAGTTTTCAGCTTTGTACTGATACACAAACCAAAAGACATTATTCGCGTTCACTTATTGAATAAAAAGTTCATATaaacgaaaaaaaacaaaccttTTCTGAAAAATTGGTTGCCCAATGGGAAATATTCTCATTTCCGCACTGCACAATAGGTAGAATTGTTTTTTTTCGAACTAGATCTCGAACGAGCTGCATCACTGCAGCTGATCCGAGGGAGGGAGTCCGAGTCAGAGGAACTGGCGCTCCAGAAAGCCAGGCAAAGAGAAGAATGAATCCTTTGATTCCACGTAGATTGCTTGCAGGGGTACATAGAACACTTGGCCGGACCAGCACTCCCCACATAAATATCACTTCTATCCGTCGCCTGCGACTAGAAACGGTAAAAGATTTTCTAATTATACTAGActacaaaattaaattttttaattatttttatttcctttttcgttacaacatttttttatttatataaaaagtTCAATAAAAGGGAGTAGCTAAAATTAGCATATCTTGAATCAAAATCGAGAAATATGGTTTCCCATCCTCGAcggaacgattaacccattgtcgcCCAAGGCGGttttttaatattccaccaaaaataaagaaaattgaaTCATTTTGGCGCTGTTACAGTGAacagcgtgtgtgtgtttttttttttgtaatttcagAGAAAAGATTTACAAACAGTATTATTTTCCGCAGTTTAACTCAATTTGTTATCCTGTTTAATTAAAGAGGTCATAAGTGGGCTAAggtcgttttttcatcggtatatacttggtatatttctgagggtgtCACTGCCTAGCGCGCATTTTTGTAATTAACCCAAACAAGTTAAAGTTGGGAAAAAGTGTGGAAAAAATGGAAGATTATTTTTCATATTGCACTCAAATGCTCAAGGAACCACTGCAACTTGGGTAAGCATCGAAATTTGATACATTTGCACAATCATGTGCTACCTAGACGCTGCCTCTTACTCTTCTAGAAAACTCGTTGGCTCTGGCTCAAAATTTGAGGTAGAACAGTCGCCATTTGGGGCTGGCGATGATGATTTTAATGTCGACGAAATGGAAGATTGTGATAACGCTCCAGATGTTGATGAAGAAGAGCTCGCTTCTCCATGGACCCAATCGTTTGAGGAACTCAAAAAATTGATGGAGCCGATCAATGAGAACATTTTTAAGCGCATCACACGTGAGGGGCACCAGGGCCGAGGTCTGGTGCCAGACAAGGCACGTGTCGCTGTGCGCTATAGTGGTTATTGGGAAGGCGAGAGTTCTCCTTTTGATTCCTCATTGATGCGCCGAACTAAATTATATTTTGAGACCGGTGCCGGTTGGCCTCCAGGCTGCTGTACTTACCATGCGCCCATATGAAAAAGCCGAGTTTATTATATCCTATAAGTTGCTATTTCACGAGATAGGCTGCCCGCCGCGCATTAAACCACGTTCAGATGGACTTTTCAAAATCGAAGTTCTTGACTTCACATTGATCGGGGACTCAGATGCCTTCGCGTCAATGGCCGCTGTGGATCGGGACAAGTTTGCAATAGTTTACCCCAAGGCATTAGACATGCACATGCATGGCAAGGACTGTGTGAAGCGCTTCGCTACCGCAACGCCGTCACTGCCTTCGAGCGGGCGGTAACCTCTCTAAACTATTGCCGCCTAGCCAATGATGAGGATGAGCGCAAGCAAATCGCTCTGTTGATCACTCTCAATGTAACTATGCAACTTGTAGCGTCGTGGCTCATCCCCacttgtgtttttttttaaacttttccagCAAAACTTGATGATCTGCTACAATAAATTGCATAATCCCAAACGCGTGTGCATCACGATGAAAGCCTTGCGGCGTCTCACTGAAAATAAGCCTTCCTGTAAGGCCCTCTACCAGGAAGGTTGCGCCCTGTCCGCCTTAGGCGAATATAAGGATGCTCGGTGTATTTTTATGCAGGCTCAAGCCAAGCAGCCCGATAACAATGAGATCAGTGCTAAGATTACTGACCTGGacaagaaaatcaaaaaatacaaagagTCATCTCAGGACATTTGGACTCGTGCGTTGTCAGGCCAGAAGTTTAAAGAAGTAAAGGATGAAACCAAATGTAATCCCAGTGTTGAAGAACTTGTGAAGGAGCTTGAGACTTCCGAAAAATCGTCGGTGGGACTTTTGCGGGGTGCCTATATAAACTCGGACATTGtaattgtggagataatgttttttatccccaatcggccgactaattatttcgaattaaataaaactcggcgcagaaataaaattacgatatgttctttaatgcgtgacatccaaattgcaagtgtggcttgcctgccctttacattgccgctccgatcgctaagcgcagcttcgctcggccgacgtcggtaggcagacgcaaagcggagatagcgaagagcgagctggcagagagcgtttagcagggcaagcaagcgcagagctttaacaaacaaatgagtgacatagacataagtaacaaacaaaa
It encodes the following:
- the LOC117188260 gene encoding inactive peptidyl-prolyl cis-trans isomerase shutdown-like: MEDYFSYCTQMLKEPLQLGKLVGSGSKFEVEQSPFGAGDDDFNVDEMEDCDNAPDVDEEELASPWTQSFEELKKLMEPINENIFKRITREGHQGRGLVPDKARVAVRYSGYWEGESSPFDSSLMRRTKLYFETGAGWPPGCCTYHAPI